A stretch of Pomacea canaliculata isolate SZHN2017 linkage group LG6, ASM307304v1, whole genome shotgun sequence DNA encodes these proteins:
- the LOC112566428 gene encoding complement C1q subcomponent subunit C-like, giving the protein MFLKQLIVVVMTCTTSVASTLPEGSSDRDQVVAKMASRLEEVMGELAALKSRLDLVQCSPHVGFTLTLDVNLTVAPEEIIKFDYIMYNEGQGYDPETGYFTAPVGGMYLFFVQAETPPGAGFGLSLMKEDAEWAYISGNNEDSRLTLFDEVVLNLQQGQRVWILKRDNSNPVIRHRSNFGGFLIAPDRQCVIPNNLS; this is encoded by the exons ATGTTTCTTAAACAGCTTATCGTTGTTGTGATGACGTGCACGACATCTGTGGCTAGCACTCTGCCAGAAGGGTCATCTGACAGGGACCAAGTTGTCGCCAAGATGGCCAGCCGTTTGGAAGAAGTAATGGGTGAACTTGCTGCACTTAAAAGCAGGCTTG aTCTCGTTCAGTGTTCACCACACGTGGGCTTTACACTAACGCTTGATGTCAACCTCACCGTGGCACCGGAAGAGATCATCAAGTTTGACTACATCATGTACAACGAAGGCCAGGGTTACGACCCTGAGACCGGTTACTTCACGGCGCCTGTCGGAGGGATGTACTTATTCTTTGTTCA GGCAGAGACGCCGCCAGGAGCTGGGTTCGGCCTCAGCCTGATGAAAGAAGATGCCGAGTGGGCCTACATCTCCGGCAACAACGAGGACTCACGGCTGACCCTCTTTGACGAGGTCGTCTTGAACCTTCAGCAAGGGCAGAGAGTCTGGATCCTAAAGCGAGACAACTCCAACCCTGTGATCCGACACCGATCTAATTTCGGAGGCTTTCTCATCGCCCCTGACAGGCAGTGTGTGATCCCTAATAACCTGAGTTAA